In one Pangasianodon hypophthalmus isolate fPanHyp1 chromosome 22, fPanHyp1.pri, whole genome shotgun sequence genomic region, the following are encoded:
- the dnajc5b gene encoding dnaJ homolog subfamily C member 5, whose product MSEQRQRALSTSGEALYQVLGLDKNCTHDDIKKSYRKLALKYHPDKNPENPDAAEKFKELNNAHSVLSDITKRNIYDKYGSLGLYVAQQFGEENVNTYFMLSSWWAKGLFAICGLLTGCYFCCCLCCCFNCCCGKCKPRTPGEEDPECYVSPEDLEEQIRTDSERDGDTPVMHQPTNASEKTQLIGDGHRTYT is encoded by the exons ATGAGTGAACAAAGACAGCGGGCCCTGTCCACGTCAGGCGAGGCTCTGTACCAGGTGCTTGGCCTTGACAAGAACTGCACCCATGATGACATCAAGAAATCGTACAG gaagcTCGCTTTGAAATATCACCCAGACAAGAATCCGGAGAACCCTGATGCTGCTGAGAAGTTTAAGGAGCTCAACAATGCTCACTCTGTGCTCTCAGACATCACAAAACGGAACATTTATGACAAATATGGCTCGTTGGGGCTCTATGTGGCCCAGCAGTTTGGAGAGGAGAACGTGAACACTTATTTTATGCTCTCCAGTTGGTGGGCCAAG GGTCTGTTTGCCATCTGCGGCTTGCTGACAGGCTGCTATTTCTGCTGCTGTCTGTGTTGCTGCTTCAACTGCTGCTGTGGGAAGTGTAAGCCTCGCACTCCTGGAGAGGAAGACCCCGAGTGCTATGTGTCTCCTGAAGACCTGGAAGAGCAGATTCGCACCGACTCGGAGAGGG ATGGTGATACTCCAGTAATGCATCAGCCAACTAACGCAAGTGAGAAGACCCAGCTAATTGGGGACGGACACCGGACATACACCTGA